The genomic window CCCACGTGGCACTGCACCACTCCGCCTGCCCGGTCGCCGTCGTACCGCACCGGGTGCACGACGCCTGACCGGTGCCTCAGACGCTCGCCGCGTGATCGGGGACGTAGGTCTGCAGAGCGCGTGGCGGGCGCTGGTAGCCGGTCGACGGCGGCCGCTCCGGCAGCTCCAGCACCGGCGGCGGCACCTCGTGGTACGGCACGGAGCCGAGCAGGTGGGTGATCATGTTCAGCCGGGCCCGGCGCTTGTCGTCGCTCTCCACGACGAACCACGGAGCCTCCGAGATGTCCGTGTGCACCAGCATCTCGTCCTTGGCCCGGGAGTACGCCTCCCAGCGGGTGATCGATTCCAGGTCCATCGGCGAGAGCTTCCAGCGCCGCGTCGGATCCTCCAGCCGGCGCCGGAACCGCTCCTGCTGCTCGGCGTCGCTCACCGAGAACCAGTACTTGCGCAGCAGGATCCCGTCCTCCACCAGCATCCGCTCGAAGATCGGGCACTGCCGCAGGAAGAGCTGGTACTCCTCCTTGGTACAGAAGCCCATCACATGCTCGACACCGGCCCGGTTGTACCAGCTGCGGTCGAACAGCACGATCTCCCCGGCGGCCGGCAGATGCTCCACGTAGCGCTGGAAGTACCACTGGGTGCGCTCGCGCTCGGTCGGCTTGGGCAGCGCCGCGATCCGCGCGACGCGCGGGTTGAGGTGCTCGGCGACCCGCTTGATCGTGCCGCCCTTGCCCGCCGCGTCCCGCCCTTCGAAGGCCACCACCAGCCGGGCGCCCTCCGCCCGCACCCACTCCTGCAGTTTCACCAGCTCCGTCTGCAGGCGCAGCAGTTCTCGTTCGTATGCCGCGCGCGGCACCTTCGCCGTCTTCTTGCCGGCCATGCCGCCTCCATCGCCCGATGGATCACGTCGATGACTTCAACGTAATCACTGGTGCCCCGGTCGAAGACCGGGACAGCACCGTACTGACCGGCCTGGCAGCGGCGCACCCTGAACGTGCACTGTCAGGCATGCCTCCCGCGTCCGGGCCGGGGACGACCGGCGAAATCTTGGGCCTATCGGCCCTCGCATCGCCCCCGGACAGCCCATGGGACCACCCCCCGATCCGCCGGATGCTCGAAATGACACAAGGCTTGGAGGAGTCCCGCGATGACGCACGACGTGACCGACCGACCCCCCGTCCACGCCCTGCTCGCTGACGGCACCACTGTGTGCATCCGTCCCGTGAGGCCGAGCGACCACGACCGGTTGGAGGGGCTGTACGAGGAGATGTCCCCGGAGAACCTGCGCCTGAGGTTCTTCGCCGCGAGCCACCGGTCCGCCCGTCTGGCCGCCGACCGGGCCTGTGCTCCGCCCCGCACCGGCTACCGGGCGCTGCTGGCCGAGACGCAGGGCCGGGTGATCGGCCTCGCCGAGTACGACACCGGGGACGAGAAGGACGCGGCCGACGTGTCCATCGCCGTCGCCGACGGGCTACACCACCGAGGCGTCGGAACCCTGCTCGTCGAGCACCTCGTCTCGGCCGCCCGCGCGGAGGGCATCACGACCTTCACGGCCGACGCGCTGAGTGAGAACCACGAGGTGTTGAAGCTCTTCGCCGACCTCGGTCTACGCACGGACCGCCGCTTCGAGGGCCCGGAGGTGCGCTGCACCATCGTCCTCGACCAGAGCGACACCTACCTCACCGCGGTCGAGGAACGCGGCCGGGCCGCCGACGTCGCCAGCCTGAAGCCGCTGCTGCGGCCCAAGGCGGTCGCCGTTGTCGGAGCCGGGCGCAAGCCGGGTTCGGTGGGCCGGGCGATCCTGCACCAGCTGCACTCGGGCGGCTACACCGGGCGCCTGTTCGCGGTGAACCCCGCCGCGCACTCGATTCTCGGCGTGCCGTCCTACTCGTCGGTCAGCGCCCTGCCCAAGACACCTGACCTCGCGGTGCTCGCCGTACCTGCCGCCGCGATCCCGGAGACAGCCGAGGAGTGCGGCAAGGCGGGCGTACGGGCCCTCCTCGTCGTCACCTCAGGCATCCACGCCGACCAGGCCCAAGCCCTGCTGGCGGCCTGCCGTTCGTACGGCATGCGCCTCGTCGGCCCCAACTGCCTCGGCATCTCCAACACCGACCCGGAGCTGAGCCTGGACGCCACGTTCGCTGCCGGACATCCGCGCCCCGGCACCGCGGGCGTCGCTGTGCAGTCCGGCGGCGTCGGCATCGCCCTGCTCGACGGGCTGTCCCGGCTCGGTATCGGCGTCTCTTCCTTCGCCTCCCTCGGCGACAAGTACGACGTCAGCGGCAACGACATGCTCCAGTGGTGGGAGAGCGACGGCCGCACCGGCCTCGCCCTGCTGCACCTGGAGTCGTTCGGCAGCCCGCGGGCGTTCTCCCGCACCGCCCGGCGCTTGACCCGCCGTATGCCCGTACTGACCGTCGACGCCGGCCGCACCGACGCGGGTCGGCGCGCTGCCGCTTCGCACACCGCGGCCGCCGCCACGCGCACGATGACCCGTGGCGCGCTGTTCACCCAGGCCGGCATCACCGCCACCCGGTCGATCGGCGAACTCCTTGAGACAGCCGCGCTGTTGCACTCGCAGCCGCTGCCCGCGGGCAGCCGGGTGGCGATCGTCACCAACGCGGGCGGGGCCGGTGTCCTCGCGGCCGACGCCTGCGCCGAAGCCGGGCTGTCGCTCCCGGCGCCCACCGCGGAACTGATCGACGACCTGCTCGCCGTGCTGCCGGACGGGGCTGCCGTGGGCAACCCGGTCGACGCCACCGCCGCCGTCACGGAGGAACAGCTCACGGACTGCGTGGACCGGATCATGCGGTACGGCGGCGTCGACGCCGTCCTCGTGGCCCTGGTCCCCACGGCGGTCGCCGCGGCGACCGGCGATGACCTCGTCCGGGCCCTCACCCTCCCCCACTCTCGGCTTCGCTCGAGCGGGGGGACCTCCATCCCCGGCCGGAGGGCGAAGCCGATCGTCGTGGTACGGCTCGAACAGGGCCTGCCCGTAGAGCTGTTGCCCGCTACGGAGGACGGCACGATCCCGTCGTTCGCCGAACCCCAGGCGGCGGCACGGGGGTTGGCGCACGCCGCCCACCGCGCGGCCTGGCTCGCCAGGCCCGCCGGGACCGTCCCCGAGCTCGACGGCGTCGAGACGGAACGAGCCCGCACCGTCATCGGGACCTACCTCGCCGCACACCCCGACGGAGGCTGGCTGGACCCGCGCACCTGCGCCGACCTGCTGGCCTGCTACGGCATCCCGCAGATCCCCTGGGCCTGGGCCGAGACGGAGGACGACGCCGTCCTGGCCGCCGACCGGCTGCGCGGCGCCGACGGCCGGGTGGTCATGAAGGCCCACTGGCCCGGGCTGGTGCACAAGAGCCAGCAGCACGCTGTCCACCTCGACCTGCGCGGCGATTCCGAAATTCGGGCCGCCTTCCGCGACCTGGAGACCCGCTTCGCCGGACTGATGACCGGTGTCGTACTGCAGCCGCTCGCCGTCCGCGGTACCGAGCTGTTCGCGGGCGTCGTCCAGGACGAGGTCTTCGGCCCGCTCGTCCTGTTCGGGCTCGGCGGTACGGCCACAGAGGTCCTGGCCGACCACGCCGCCCGGCTCGCCCCGCTCACCGACCACGACGTGCACGACCTCATCACATCCCCGCGCTGCGCCCCGCTCCTGTTCGGCGCGCACGGCAACGGACCCGTCGACCTCGAGGAGCTGGAGCAGCTGCTGCTGCGGCTGTCCCGCATGGCGGCGGACCTGCCGCAGCTCGCCGAGACCGACTTCAACCCGGTCCTCGCGACACCGGGCGGCGTCACCGTGCTGGACGCACGGATCCGCCTGGCGCCGTGCAGGCCCCAGGACCCCTATCTGCGCCGGCTCCGCTGAGGAGGGAACGGACATGAAGCACAACAAGGTCGGCTCCGTGATGACCACGGAGGTCGTCCGCGCCGGGTACGGTACCCCGTTCAAGGAGGTCGCGAGGCTGCTCGCGGCCCACCGGATCAGCGGGCTGCCGGTGGTCGACGAGGACGACAAGGTCATCGGCGTCATCTCCGAAACGGACCTGGTGGCACGCCAGGCGGCCACTCCCGAACCGTACGAACCGCGCCGTCGCTTCGCGTTCCTCCACGGGCTGACGCGCGGTGCCCGACGGCAGACGGCGAAGGCGCATGCCCGCACCGCCGGCCGGCTCATGACCGAGCCGCCCGTCACCGCGCACGCCGACGACACCATCGTCGAGGCCGCCCGCACCATGGCCCAGCACCAGGTGGAACGTCTGCCGGTGCTCGACGAGACGGACCGGCTGGTCGGCATCGTCACCCGCCGCGACCTGCTCCAGGTATTCCTGCGGCCCGATGGGGAACTCCGCAATGAGGTGATCGAGGACGTACTGGTGCGCACCCTGTGGCTGCCGCCTCGCAGCATCGACGTGTCCGTGGTGGAAGGCGTCGTCACCCTCACCGGCCACATGGAACGCAAGAGCGAGACGGAGATCGCCCTGTCGATGACCCGGCGGATCAGCGGAGTGGTCGGCGTGGTCGACAGGCTTACCCACCGACTGGACGACGCGCACCTGCGCACCCGGGAGCAGGCGCTGCACGGCGTGGCCGACGACTGGCTGCGCCGAGTATGAGAGGAGGTGTACCGCCATGACCGGCACCGTGTTGGTCACCTACGGAACCACGAACGGATCGACGGCCCAGATCGCCGAAGCCATCGCCGATGTCCTGCGCAAGCACGGGCTGACGGTCGAGGCCCTTCCGGCCCAGTCCGTGACGAGTGCGGCGTCGTATGACGCAGTGGTCGTCGGTGGCGGACTGTACGCCGGACGCTGGCAGAAGCACGCCCGCCGGTTCCTCCGTCGGCACCGCCACGACTTGGCCGAACGCCCCCTGTGGCTGTTCAGCAGCGGCCCGCTCGACGCCTCGGCCTCGGAGCGGGACATCCCGCCCGTACCCGGCGTGAAGAAGGCCATGGTCGAGCTCGACGCCAGGGAGCACGTCACCTTCGGAGGCTGTCTGGAGGAGGGTGCGAAGGGATGGGTCGCTCGGATGATCCTCCGCAACGGAAAGGGCGGAGACTTCCGCGACTTCACCGCGATCGAGACGTGGGCGGCACATGTCGCCGACGAGCTGACGCACACATAAGGGCGGGCCGGAATGCTCCGCTCCATCCAGACCCCGGTGTCCGGCACCGGGGTCGCAGCGTCACCGCGCCTACGACGCCACCACGGCTACGGGGCACATGGCCTCTCGCAACAGGGACCGAATCATGTACCCCCACTCGGCGCCGGGATTCCGGCCCATCATGACCAGTGCGGCGCCCGCGGAGCAGTGGAGCAGGGCCTGCGCCAGTGTGAACAGGACGACGTCCTCGAGTACCGGCACCTCCGGATGCTTCTCACGCCACGGTTGCTGCGCATCGGCGAACTGCTGCACCTCCTGGTCCTCCCAGGCGGGCCGCTCCTCCTCCGGTATGGCGAAGGGCAGTTCGGCAGCACACGCGGGAAGCGACCAGGCGTGCACGCCGAGCGTGACCCCCTCGGAGCGGCGAGGGGCGGAGAGATCGTCCGAGACGAACACGAGCGGCCGGGCCGCGGCTTCGACGTTCGCAGGAAGGGGCGAGCCGGCCGTTTGAGAGTCGGCGACACCCTCCCGGCGCAGAGCGCACACGACCACCTTGGCCTCGCTCACTTCCTGCTGTGAGCCGTGGACCACGCGAATCGGCAGACCGCGCAGCCGTGCCTCGTGCGGCCCGATCTGCCGCTTTCCGGCTGGGCGCCGACGGGTCGTTGGAGGCAAGAAGCACTTGTTCCATGGCGGTCCGCCTTCCACCGCTACGGGACGCCACCAGCCTGGCGTGTGCCTGGGGGCGTACGCAGAGGCCGAACGACCTTGAACCGTAACCCCGGCGATAAGGGCGGTAAGAGAGGCAGCCAAACTCGACGGGGATTCCCGGAGGCTGCCGCAGCGTGTTGTGCACCATGCAGTAGCGCCCCCGCGCTGTCCATTCGGCCTGGCGTCCTCAGCTCCTGAGGCAGCAACGCGGAGCGGACGTGGTCGCCGCAGGGACGGTGCGCGCTCGACGGGGACGTACGCAACGCCGCCAGGTCTTCGCCGCGATGTTGCAACGTTCACCCGGGGCGATTCACGACGGTGAGGCGTCCTCGCTGTGACTCGACGGGTCAGGGGTCGTCTCCGAGGAACGGCCGTGCTCGGAGACGTCGAACTCCACGTCCACGACCCCCTCAACGGCCCGGATCAGACGTGCCGCCACGGGGACCAGGGACGTGTCCCGGATGCGGCCGCTGAGCGTCACGACCCCGTCCCGCACCGTCACGAGTGCGGCTGACGTCGACGCGGGGAAGAGGTACGACACCACCTCCCGGCGGACCTCTTCGGCGATCTCCTCGTCCTCGCGCAGGAACACCTTCAGCAGGTCGGCGCGGCTGACGATGCCCTGCAGCATGCCTACGTCGTCGACGACGGGCAGCCGTTTGACCTTCGCGTGCGCCATGGTCCGCGCGGCCTGGGCGAGCGTCGCGTTCGCGTGGACGGTCAGGGCCGGCGAGGTCATCAGCTCACCGGCGGTCACCGCGCCGGCCTTCGCGAGGTCGGACAGGCGCCGCAGCTGGGTGTACCGGTCGGGGTCACTGTCGCGGAACTCCTCCTTGGGCAGCAGGTCCGCCTCGGAGACGACTCCGACGACCCGGCCCTCGCCCTCCAGGACGGGAAGGGCACTGACCTTCCAGTCCTGCATCATCCGCACGATCTCCTTGAAGGAGGCGGCACGGCCGATGGTGGCGACAGTGTGGGTCATCACGTCGCTGACGATGTGCGGGGTGCCGTGCATGATGTCTCCTTGGCGACGGTCGCTTCCACTCGGCGCGGTCACAGGAGGCTGCCGCTGCCGTAGGGGGCGTACAGGTCCAGCAGCCGGGTGCGGGCCGAGCGCAGGCGGTGGGCGAGGACACCGCCCACCCTCCCCCACTGCCTTGTGGGCGTGGGAGGTGCCCCCAGGGCGACGCTCGCGCCGAGCGCGGGGTCGTCCTTGCACATCGACCGGATCGTGGTGGCGTCGAACTCGTAGGCGCGCACCGGGCTGGTCGCCTCGGCGCCCAGGTGCCAGCTGTGCGGGGCGAACAGCCAGGACCAGCCGATGAGTTCGTTGTGCCCGAGGGTCTCGATGACGGCCGCGCGGCGGCCGGGCACGCGCATGTCGAGGGCGACGGTGCCGGTACGGATGATCCAGAACCGATCCGCCTTGCCGCCTTCCTCGAAGAGGCGGGTGCCCTGCGGGAACGACACCTCCCGGGCGAAGCACATCAGCCGATGACGGTGCTCGGCCGGCAGTGCCTGGAGCATGCCGGCCGTGGCCGGAGCGTTCATGACGTGCCTCCAGTCAGGGTGTACGAACCTGTCACGTCCAGCGTGCTCCCGTGCCCCAGTGCCGGGCGATGGGCCACCCGGCCCCATGGCCGGGCCACCCGGCACTACGTCCGGGTCCTTCGGCACCCTGTGCCGAAACGGTCCTCGATGTTCGATGAAGACGAGAGACCACTCGGCAGAAGGGGGTGTGCATGGTGGGTACGTCTCTGACACCGGAGTTCTGGAGGTTGTTCGCCGTCCTCCTGATGATCTCCACCGCGGTCACTTCTGTGCTCAGCGCCGCGCTCGACGCGCTGGCGCTTCGGGGGCAGCGGCGCCGCATCCGTCGCCGGTCGGCCGTCCTGCGGGCGACCGAGGCACCCCGCCGATCTGATCGGACCCCGGTCCATCGCTGAGCCGGGGACGCCTTTGACTGCCCTACCAAGTCAACGGCAAGACGCCCGGCTGGACACCGTCAAGGCCGTACTTGTGGCCCCCATGGAGGAACTCAAGCCATGCGCATCGTCATCGCTCTCGGCGGCAACGCCCTGCTGCGCCGGGGTGATCGCCCCGACGCGGCCGTGCAGCAGGCGAACATCGACCGGGTGACCACCGCTGTTGCCGCTCTCGCTCTCGAACACGAGGTCGTCATCACCCATGGCAACGAGCCGCAGATCGGCCTGCTCGCCATGGAGAGCGCGGCCGACCCGGTCCTGACCGCCCCCTATCCGCTGGACCTGCTGGGCGCCCAGACCGAGGGCCTGATCGGTTCGCTGCTGGTCCGGGCCCTGCACGACGCGCTGCCCGGTCACAAGATCGCCGCACTCGTCACCCACACCCTGGTACGGGCGGACGACCCGGCCTTCGAGCGGCCCACGAAGCGCGTCGGCCCGGTGTACCCCCGGGACATCGCCCGCACCCTCGCGCGAAGGCGCGGCTGGCACATCGCCAAGGACGCCAGCGGGTGGCGCCAAGTCGTCGCCTCACCCGAGCCCGAGGGAATCGTCGAGACCGAGACCATCCACGACCTGCTCGCCTGCGGAGCGCTGGTCATCTGCGCCGGCGGCGGAGGCGTGCCCGTCACCGCCGACAGCGACACCGGCGCCCTGCACGGAGTGAACGCGGTCGTCGACAAGGACCTCACCGCCGCCCTGCTCGCCGAGGAACTCAAGGCCGACTTCCTGCTCATCCTCACCGATGTGCCGTGCGTCTACACCGGCTACGGCACCCGCGACCCTCAGCCCGTCCTCGACGCCACCCCCGACGACCTGCGCCGCGCAGGCTTCCCCGCCGACTCCATGGGCCCCAAGACGGAGGCCGCCGCCCGGTTCGTCGAACGCACCGGGGGCCTTGCCGCCATCGGCGCCCTGGATGCGGCGTACGAGATCGTCCACGGGAGGTCGGGGACCCTGGTGCGCCTCGATCTGGCCGTCGGCTGAGATGCGGCCGGAACGCGTTGGACCGACGGTCCCCTGGCTTGGGGAGGGGTACCGTGCCGTGGCCCTGCCCCTGGGGCCGACCCGCTCCAAGACATCCTGCACAGCGCATCGGGCCGGCGGACGACGCGCTGGATGCTCGAAGCGCCACGGGCCATGGGAACGATGAGAGCGGAGGCGAACCATCATGCCCAGCAGCGTGTTGGTCGCCTATGGGACGACGAGCGGATCGACCGCGGGATCGCCGAAGCCGTCGCCGCGGTCCTGCGTAAGGACGGGCTGACAGCCGACGCGCTGCCGGCCCGGTCGGTGACGAGTGCGGCGTCGTACGAAGCCGTCGTGGTCGGCGGCGCCCTGTACGCGGGGCGCCGGCACAAGGACGCCCGCCGCTTCGTCCGCCGATATTGGCGCACCCGGGACGACCGGTGTGGTTCTTCAGTGGCGGCCCGCTCGACGCCTCGGCCTCGGAGCGGGACATCCCGCCGGCGCCGGGCGTGCACAAGGCCATGGTCCGGCTCGGTGTCAGGGAGCACGTCACCTTCGGGGCTGCCTGCACGAGGGAGCGAAGGGGTGGGGCGCCCGGATGATGCTGCGCAACGAAAGGGCGTGGACTTCCGCGACTTCACCGCGATCGAGGAGTAGGCGGCCCGTATCGCGACGGACCTTCGGGCCGAACCGGGCAGGAGTTGATCCGGCCGCCGAGGCAAGTCGGCAGGGGAGCCGTGGCTTGCGACTCACCAGGGCAGCGGTGGCCGTGGGCGGACTCGGATCGCCGCGGCCACGGCTGTCACATCGAGCGGACACCGCCGTGGCGTTCATGCGGCCTGGCCGCGGCTCCACAGCCGAGCGTGGATCATCCGGTGCTGTGGCTCCACTGCGGACCGACCAGATCCCACTCCCTGCCCCACTGGTCGATGCGCCGCCGGTCGAGCCTCCACCGTGCGAGGGTTCCGGCGCCGAAGGCGAGGCCGGCGAAGGCGAGAGCGGCCGCGGTGGCCAGGGCGTCGGCTTCGACGGCTGCTTCCGTGGGAGTCGGCGGCTCGGCGGTG from Streptomyces sp. DSM 40750 includes these protein-coding regions:
- the ppk2 gene encoding polyphosphate kinase 2; translated protein: MAGKKTAKVPRAAYERELLRLQTELVKLQEWVRAEGARLVVAFEGRDAAGKGGTIKRVAEHLNPRVARIAALPKPTERERTQWYFQRYVEHLPAAGEIVLFDRSWYNRAGVEHVMGFCTKEEYQLFLRQCPIFERMLVEDGILLRKYWFSVSDAEQQERFRRRLEDPTRRWKLSPMDLESITRWEAYSRAKDEMLVHTDISEAPWFVVESDDKRRARLNMITHLLGSVPYHEVPPPVLELPERPPSTGYQRPPRALQTYVPDHAASV
- a CDS encoding bifunctional acetate--CoA ligase family protein/GNAT family N-acetyltransferase; this translates as MTHDVTDRPPVHALLADGTTVCIRPVRPSDHDRLEGLYEEMSPENLRLRFFAASHRSARLAADRACAPPRTGYRALLAETQGRVIGLAEYDTGDEKDAADVSIAVADGLHHRGVGTLLVEHLVSAARAEGITTFTADALSENHEVLKLFADLGLRTDRRFEGPEVRCTIVLDQSDTYLTAVEERGRAADVASLKPLLRPKAVAVVGAGRKPGSVGRAILHQLHSGGYTGRLFAVNPAAHSILGVPSYSSVSALPKTPDLAVLAVPAAAIPETAEECGKAGVRALLVVTSGIHADQAQALLAACRSYGMRLVGPNCLGISNTDPELSLDATFAAGHPRPGTAGVAVQSGGVGIALLDGLSRLGIGVSSFASLGDKYDVSGNDMLQWWESDGRTGLALLHLESFGSPRAFSRTARRLTRRMPVLTVDAGRTDAGRRAAASHTAAAATRTMTRGALFTQAGITATRSIGELLETAALLHSQPLPAGSRVAIVTNAGGAGVLAADACAEAGLSLPAPTAELIDDLLAVLPDGAAVGNPVDATAAVTEEQLTDCVDRIMRYGGVDAVLVALVPTAVAAATGDDLVRALTLPHSRLRSSGGTSIPGRRAKPIVVVRLEQGLPVELLPATEDGTIPSFAEPQAAARGLAHAAHRAAWLARPAGTVPELDGVETERARTVIGTYLAAHPDGGWLDPRTCADLLACYGIPQIPWAWAETEDDAVLAADRLRGADGRVVMKAHWPGLVHKSQQHAVHLDLRGDSEIRAAFRDLETRFAGLMTGVVLQPLAVRGTELFAGVVQDEVFGPLVLFGLGGTATEVLADHAARLAPLTDHDVHDLITSPRCAPLLFGAHGNGPVDLEELEQLLLRLSRMAADLPQLAETDFNPVLATPGGVTVLDARIRLAPCRPQDPYLRRLR
- a CDS encoding CBS domain-containing protein; amino-acid sequence: MKHNKVGSVMTTEVVRAGYGTPFKEVARLLAAHRISGLPVVDEDDKVIGVISETDLVARQAATPEPYEPRRRFAFLHGLTRGARRQTAKAHARTAGRLMTEPPVTAHADDTIVEAARTMAQHQVERLPVLDETDRLVGIVTRRDLLQVFLRPDGELRNEVIEDVLVRTLWLPPRSIDVSVVEGVVTLTGHMERKSETEIALSMTRRISGVVGVVDRLTHRLDDAHLRTREQALHGVADDWLRRV
- a CDS encoding flavodoxin domain-containing protein — its product is MTGTVLVTYGTTNGSTAQIAEAIADVLRKHGLTVEALPAQSVTSAASYDAVVVGGGLYAGRWQKHARRFLRRHRHDLAERPLWLFSSGPLDASASERDIPPVPGVKKAMVELDAREHVTFGGCLEEGAKGWVARMILRNGKGGDFRDFTAIETWAAHVADELTHT
- a CDS encoding CBS domain-containing protein — its product is MHGTPHIVSDVMTHTVATIGRAASFKEIVRMMQDWKVSALPVLEGEGRVVGVVSEADLLPKEEFRDSDPDRYTQLRRLSDLAKAGAVTAGELMTSPALTVHANATLAQAARTMAHAKVKRLPVVDDVGMLQGIVSRADLLKVFLREDEEIAEEVRREVVSYLFPASTSAALVTVRDGVVTLSGRIRDTSLVPVAARLIRAVEGVVDVEFDVSEHGRSSETTPDPSSHSEDASPS
- a CDS encoding cyclic nucleotide-binding domain-containing protein; translation: MNAPATAGMLQALPAEHRHRLMCFAREVSFPQGTRLFEEGGKADRFWIIRTGTVALDMRVPGRRAAVIETLGHNELIGWSWLFAPHSWHLGAEATSPVRAYEFDATTIRSMCKDDPALGASVALGAPPTPTRQWGRVGGVLAHRLRSARTRLLDLYAPYGSGSLL
- a CDS encoding carbamate kinase; amino-acid sequence: MRIVIALGGNALLRRGDRPDAAVQQANIDRVTTAVAALALEHEVVITHGNEPQIGLLAMESAADPVLTAPYPLDLLGAQTEGLIGSLLVRALHDALPGHKIAALVTHTLVRADDPAFERPTKRVGPVYPRDIARTLARRRGWHIAKDASGWRQVVASPEPEGIVETETIHDLLACGALVICAGGGGVPVTADSDTGALHGVNAVVDKDLTAALLAEELKADFLLILTDVPCVYTGYGTRDPQPVLDATPDDLRRAGFPADSMGPKTEAAARFVERTGGLAAIGALDAAYEIVHGRSGTLVRLDLAVG